The sequence below is a genomic window from Blastococcus sp. Marseille-P5729.
CGATCATCCCCCAGGTCCGCTCCCGTGAGTCCGCCATCCGCCACCGCAGCAGTGGATGGTGCTCGACCGGCGAGAGGGAGGCCATGTGGGCCCAATACTCGAACACCCGCCTGCGCGGGTGCTCCAGCCGGTCGAACGCGGCGCGGTCGTACGGCCCCAGGCGCGAGTACGCCGGGAGATAGTGCGCCCGAGTCAGCACGTTCACCGAGTCGATCTGCATGACGGCGGTGCGGTCGTAGACCCGTTTCAGGTGCCGCGCCGTGGGCGCGCCGGCCGGTGGCCGGTCGGCGAATCCCTGGGCGGCGAGCGCCGTACGCCGGGCGGCCGCGATGGTGAGCTGTCTCATCGGGTCTCCAACCTATGGCACCCATGCCCGCGCGCGGAGATCGGCGCTGCCGGGACCAACTAAGGTTGGTTCGTGGCCGAGGGACATGTACGGGACGCGCAATCGACCGATGCCGACGAGATCGGCCGGATCCAGTCATCCACCTGGCAGCAGGCATACCGGCGTCAGCTCCCCGCCGAGGCGCTGGACGCCATGACCGCCGAGGCCGCCGCCGAAGGATGGCGCGCCGCGATCACCCACCCACCGGACGCTGCCCACCACGTGTTCGTTGCCTTGGAGGCCAGCACCACCGACACCACCCGGGTCGGGTTCGCGGCGATCGCCGCGCCGGCCGAGGACGAGGAAGAGGCGAGCGATGCCGTCGAGATCGTCGCGCTGCTCGTCGAGCCACGCTGGGGACGCCGCGGCCACGGCTCACGACTGCTGTCTGCGGCCGTCGAAGGCGCTCGCGCCGACGGTGCGAGCTCGATGATCTGCTGGGTGCTGGCCGGGGACCGGGCGACCGAGGGTTTCCTGCGGTCGGCGGGCTGGGAGCGCGACGGGTGGCGTCGCACCTTCGATGCCGGCGAGCGCGAGATCGCCCAGCACCGCATGAGCACCGACATCAGCCACCTCCCGAGAGGGGCCACTAGTGCCTGACCAGCACCTGCGCACGGACTGGATGTTGCGTCACGTGGTGGTCGGCCCGGCGTTCCGGGCGCTCTCGCGGCTGCGTGTCGAGGGCCGCGAGCACGTCCCGAGGACCGGGCCGGTCATCGTGGCCGCCAACCATCTTTCGGCGATGGATGCGATCATCGTGCCACTGGCGATGGGACGACCCACCACCTTCCTGGCCAAGTCGGAGTACTTCGAGGGAGCGGGCTGGAGGGGCAGGTTGACGGCCGGTTTCATGGAACGGGTCGGCACCATCCCGGTCGACCGCAGCAAGGGCCGCGCCGCCTTGCTCTCGCTCGAC
It includes:
- a CDS encoding GNAT family N-acetyltransferase; the encoded protein is MAEGHVRDAQSTDADEIGRIQSSTWQQAYRRQLPAEALDAMTAEAAAEGWRAAITHPPDAAHHVFVALEASTTDTTRVGFAAIAAPAEDEEEASDAVEIVALLVEPRWGRRGHGSRLLSAAVEGARADGASSMICWVLAGDRATEGFLRSAGWERDGWRRTFDAGEREIAQHRMSTDISHLPRGATSA